The window GGCAACTACAGCAAAACCCCTCCCCGAATCGCCTGCTCTTGCAGCTTCAATACCTGCATTTAGTGCAAGTAGGTTCGTTTGTTCGGCTATATCATTCATGGTTTGAGTAAAAATATAAATATTTTTGATTTCTGCTAGCAGTCTGTTCAAATTTTCATCCGTCGTTCTGGCTATATCGCTTAAAAGAGATATGCTCTCTTCAAATTTGCTAATCTCATCTTTTCTCGTCAAAGATGCCTCTTGTTCTAATTTCATATCTTTATAAATAGCTTTTAATTTTTCTACAGCAGTATCAAGTTTTTCTTTTATTTTATCCATATTTCCAACGGCTTCATCTAAAATCTTTTCTTGGCTAGACGCGCTGTTTGCCGCCTCTACAATATTTGCTGATACATCCTGAGCTGCGGAGCTTGATGCATCTGCATTTTCTAACAGTTGACTGTTGAAATTGAGTAGTTTACTTACCGAATCCTTTATAGAATTTATTATGCTGGCAGTATTCTTTATCATCACAGAAAACGCGCTATATATTTCGCTGATTTCATTGTTGCTTTTTGTTGAATTTTCAACGTTAACAGATAGATTTCCATTTGAAATTTCTAATGCATAATCTTTTATTTTGATTATGGGGCGAAGTATGCCTGAAATCAGGGCGGCAATAAGAGTTGTAATAGCGGCAAAGCCTAAAAAGATTACCGAAACAACCGTGAAAGTAATGGAGTCTATCATACTTTTAACATCATTTGCCGGAGCATCTGCACCCACAATTCCTACTATCTTTCCTTCCGAATTATATATTGGAGCAAATGCAGAAAAGAGCATTCCCCATTCTTCCGTCTCATAAAAATCAGTATACCCTCCCACGCCTTCAGTAAGAGCCTTTATAGTTTCTTCGGTATCAATAGTTTCATTTTCTGTATTGACAGATGTGCCTATAGGGCTAAAGTCTTCTTTATTTGTCTCATTTCCATCGACTATGTAGGCTGTAGTTTTTCCATCCTTAAGATAGCTCTCAGTAAAAAGAAAGCGCAAACCTGTGGTATTTTTTACTTTTATCAAGTATTGCCTCAGTTCCTCGTAGTAGGGATCTTTATCATTCAAATTTTCAACTAGGCTCTCGTATTTATCGCCGTCAATGCTAGCAGAAACCGTTTCAAGAACTGAAAGGATTTTTTCACCTTCTTTAAGCTTTAAGGTATCCTGGTAATTGTTTACAATAATCAAACCCAAAATAGTTCCAATTACAGCAAGCACAATTATGCACCAAACAATAGCAGTTCGCTTAATTGAGCTGGTACGTAGTTTGCGAGTGTTTTTACTATTTGATAAATTATCAACCATAAGATTGCCTCCCGGATAATGGTAAATATGAACATGTGTTTGTTTTCTAAGTGCTGAGGGGATGAATCTTCAAAAACGTTTCCGTAAATATGTTACAATACAAATATTTACCATAAGATACATGTTTTTCTAGTCATAAGCAAATTATATCGAATTATTAAAATTAAATCAACTTATTACAATCTATATGTCAAAAATTGAATAATGTCTAGTCTTGTACAAAAACCCGCAATTATTTTTCAGATCGAAGATCTGCAGAATGTTCCTATTTAAAATCAAGATTTGGCATAGAATTTAATTCGCAAAGGCAAGATAAAAATCTATCCTTAGCTTTTCCAAAAAATATGGTCCTATCATCTGATAGGACCATATATATATATATATATGAAAATTTATGATATTTATCTTTATTCTTCATATACTATTACAGCTTCCTGTGTGCTGTTTATCCAGTCTACCTTACAGTTTAGGTTTTCAGCAGCAAATCTTATAGGTACAAATGTTCTTTCATTCTTTAAAACAGGCACTACATCCATCTTCTTGCTTGCCCCATTTACTTTAATATCTGTCTTTCCAAGCCACATCTCAACTATGTTTCCCCTTGCATTAAGAGTTATCTTGTTTGTAGCATTGTCCCAATCTGCAGTTCCTCCCATGGCTTCAACAATTGCCCTTATGGGCACCATAGTCCTTCCTGATATCGTAACAGGGGCTGTTCCTCTTCCGGGATCTACTTCTTTTTGCACTCCATCAACACTCATATAGGGACTGTCCAGCTTAAGAAGGATAAAGTGCTTAAAGCTTCCTGGCTTATAAATCTGGCTTCCCGTTGTAACAGTAAAGGTTGCAATAGGATCGCCAAGCTTTTCGTCTATTCCTTCAAAGGGTTTTGCTTCTGCAAGTACAGGTTTTACCGTATAGTAGTATGTTGTATTAGGTTCTACGTTTACATCTGCATAAGAGGTACTTGTAATGTAAAAGTCGGTTACGGATATTCCAAGTTCGTCAGGAGAAGTTGACCTATAAAGTCTATACCCAAGGCAGTTTGATACTGGGTTCCACATAATCCTTGCACCTGATTCAAAAGCCTCTGCGTTGGTTGCGCTTATACCAGTAGGAGTAGTGGGAGCGGGTGCGGCAGGTGGTGCCTCCTCCCGCCATTCATAGGTATAAGTATAGCCATAGCCTTCACCTAAGCGCAAATATATAGACTTTTTGTCTCCCGGCGAACCTGCGGGAATTGGGGCTTCGCTTTCAAAATAGACTTTTTTATCTACTATATTTTTTTCGCCATCTTCAGATACAAAAGATATAGAACCTACTGTAACGCCAGTAGGAATACCCACAATATCAAAGGTTGCAGACACACCGCTTGGACTCCAAAGTTGTGATTCGAGTGTCTCTGCCTCAACATTAAATCCCACTTTTTGCCCTGCAGGAAGATATTCAGGGGGGCTGTCCCATGTTACTCTTGTAACTACGCGGGCAACTAGATCGCCTCCGGGGGTTGTGCATTCATTTGTAATTTTCATGTCTCCTTCAGAACCTTCACAGGCATAAGTCGTAAGTACATAGCCCCCACCCATTACATTGCTTTTAAATGTGCCGTCTGATGGAGAATTCTCAAAATGTTTTTCTACAAGATACCAACCGCCTGTTGCGGCATTAGCCTTTACTGGAATAAAGGCAACTATTGCTAGCATAAGTGTTACAGCCAGGGCAACTGAGGCAAAAACTGATAACCTTTTTTTCATTATTATCCCCCTCTTGATTTTTTTGATAATAGCAGGCAACTTTAATTCGCTATATCGGCAAATCATCACCTCTTTCCCGCAAAAAGATATTCTTTGTAATTTAGATTTTATTACCATTCTAATAACAATTCTGATATCATCTAAATTATATAGTGAAACTACTCATAAGGCAATAAAAAGTTAATTTGCATGCCACTAAACTCCAACTTTTTTTGAGTTATTGTATTATAAAATCTTGCAGGGTTTTTTATTTTTTTCACGTCTTTATAAATAGGGCGGAAGGAGGGGAGCAATGGATCATGATGCAAAGCTTGTTCAAGAATGCCTTCTCGGCAATGAAGATGCATTCTTTGAAATCGTAGAAGCTTACAAAGGATATGTTTTTGCAATTATTTTAAATTTTATAAAAGACTCTTACATAGCTGAGGACATTGCCCAGGAAGTGTTTTTGCAGGTCTACCGCTCTCTTCCTCAATTTAAAAATAAGAATTTCAAGGCATGGATTGGGAAAATTGCTGTAAATAAAGCTATCGACTTTAAGAGAACTCAAAAGAAATTTTATGAAAATGAAGTTATGCAGGAAAAAGAATCAATTTCAATAGCAGAAAATAAAATACCAACACCTGAAGATGCCCTGCTTGATAAAGAGCAAAAAACTAAGGTAGATGAAGCTGTGGCAGGCCTTCCGGAAATTTACGGCAGAGTCCTTAGAAAATATTATTTTGAGGGTAAAACTTATCAGCAGATAGCATTAGAAGAAAATATTACCGTAAAAGCGGTTGAATCAAGATTGTATAGAGCAAAAAAACTCTTTAAAAAAAGTTGGGGGAGGGAGAATATAACATGAAACATTACAGCAAGGAAGAACTAGCAAGTTACAAAGCAGGCACTCTTTCCGAAAAAGATTCGGATATTCTCGAAGAACACCTTACAAAGTGCGATATGTGCTGCGAGATGTTTTTATCGATGATTTATAATGAGGAGATACGCCAAGCCCAAAGCAAAATTTCTCTTGATTTTCCAACAAAGGTACTGTGTAAAGTAAAAAAACAGCGCAAAGTGGAGCCTGTTTGTAAAAAGAAGGTTGAGATCACAAGAAAAAGAAATCTTTTCATGTATTACATCGCAGCCTCCATAGTTACATTTATGCTGATGAACTTTGGAATGTTCAATAAGATTGCAAACATTGTACCTGTAGCAAATGCCACGTCTTACCGAGCAGAGTGCAGTATGAATATAGATTTTCCAGAAAAAATAGTCAGTGGAGCACATGAATGGATTCAAAATTTTGAGGAATATAAGTAAAGGAGAATTTAAACAGTGAATAAAAAAAGTAAACTTGTAACATTTATACTATCTTTTATTCCCGGCCTGGCTCATATTTACCTTGGATACCTTGACAGGGCATTTGTCTTTTTTCTTCTTTTCTTCGGTATAATACTGGGCACGGGAGGGCTAGCCCTTGTCTTGCATCAACATGAATTTATATTTATTTTGGGTTTACTGCTCCCCATAATATGGCTTATTTCATTGGTAGATGCTATCTCTTTAGCCGATAAGTCAGGATATAACGGCAATAATTCCGAAATACCGCAAGGAGAAAAGGAAGAAGTAAAAAGTTTTAAAGATGAAAATAAAAAAGTTATAGCGGTAGGTCTTTCGGTTATACCCGGAGCAGGCCACATGTACTTGGGCCTTCAAAGAGAAGGCCTGATATTGATGAGTATGTTTTTCTTTGACATTTTTTTGATGAGCTGGCTTAACATGAGTTTTTTCTTGTTCCTTTTACCTGTTATATGGTTTTACAGCATATTTGACACGCTCCACAGCCTTGAAGGAAAATCGGAGGAATACCGTACAGACAGTTACCTTTTTTCCTTACTTGACAACAATCCCAAAATTGTCGGCTGGAGCCTTATAGGACTTGGCATATTAGCTACATTTAACAGGATAATCATGCCGCTTTTGCCATGGAGGTTTCAGAGTTATTTGCAAACGATAATTGTAGCCGCAATTTTAATCGCAACAGGTATAAGGTTGCTAAAAGGTCCTAAGGAAAACAGTGAAAATACCGAGAAAGATCATGATTGTGATGATTATCTTGAAGAAAGAAGTGAAGATACATGCAGCAAAGAAGAGTAGGCACTTTTACAATGGGCATAGTACTTATATTTTTTGGATTTATTTTGCTCATATCACAGCTCAAGACACAAAATGCTGCAATTATATTAATAAAAGGCTGGCCGTTGATCCTGGTTCTTTTAGGTCTAGAAGTTTTATGGCGCTACTATACTTTAAAAGATGAACAAACCAAAATAAAGTATGATATCCTCAGCATAATTATAATTGGCGCAATATGTGCTACAAGTCTGGGATTGTACGTTTTTACTCAGGTCGGTGTCGTTTCTCGTATATCGGATATGGTTTTAAATCAAAGCTATAAGATGGATGCTAAAGTCAGCGAATTTATAGTAGATGATACAGTAAAAAAATTAGTTATAGACGCATCAGGCCTACAGCTTAATGTCAGAACGTCACAGAATAATAAAGTTACCGCGCAGGCTAAGGCTTGTATAAGGGCAAATTCAAAGGAAAAAGCTCAAGAGCTTCTGCAAGAGCAAGAAGTCGTCTATGAAAAGGAAGGAAATACTGTACATATGTCGTTTAACCGCCCAATTTCCGGGAATATCAGTGTTAACGAATATGATATTATTGTTCCCGCAAACCTGGAGGTCGAAGTTTATGAAACATCTGCTATAAAATTTATATGTCAGCAAATCCAGTCTGACTGGTATATATTTGATACAGGCAATGTAGATATAACTATTTCTGAGAATACAAATGTAAAACTTATTGCTTTAGTTGAAAATCAAGAATCACTGATGGGAAATGTCGATTGGGATATTGACGATCAAGACCCATCCGGCAACAAGGATCTTCCCGGCAATAGCAAAAGCCTTAGGTATGAGGCGACCTTCGGCAGCGGTAAAAATAATATTTATATACTCGAATCCGGTGATATAACAGCAAATAAGTTGTTGTAACAACTATAAAACTTTACCAATTTTTTCGTCTTCCTCTTTATAGGTAAAAGATATATTCTGAAGATAGGTTAATTTTAAGTAACCTATCTTTATTTATAAACTTAAGTTTGTAAGGCTCATAAAAATCACTTGACTAAATGAATTATGCTTATATTCCTTCGGATTACCTTGCAATAACATAATACAGCAAATATAATAATTATAACAGTGCGACACTGAGTTTGTGTTTTTAAATTATAACAATTGGAATGTTTTTAAAGCAGAAGGGAATGATAACAGATTGTTTGATTTAGATGAATGTGTAGCCTTTATTACTAATAAAGCCGCTAAAAAGATGGCAGATGCTTTCAACGAAAGGTTAAAATCTCTGGGCACTACTCGAGTTCAGTGGACCGCTTTATATTACCTGGGTAAATATGACGGGATAAGTCAAAAAGAGTTAGCTGAAAAAATGAATATTAAAAGTTCAACTGTAGCTAGACTAATCGATCGTATGGAAAATGACAATCTTGTAATAAGATTGGAGGATCCAGAAGATAGGCGTGCCATAAAGCTCGCACTAACTGAGAAAGGCAAAGAATTGAGAGAAAAACTGCTTCCGGAAGGGGAAAAGATGAGTAAAATTTTTGCTAGCGGTTTAACCGATGAGGAAATTGAAATATTTTTAAAGGTTATCAATAAAATGGTGGAGAATATCAGTTAAAAACTCAAAAATCTTCAAAATAAGAAGTTGACGTTTTATATAATAGTTGCTATACTAATAATTGATATAGCAACTATTATATTTTCAGGAGGCTGTATAAATGTCAAAAACACCGCGTGAGTATCTCAACGAGTTTACCCAAGGATTAAACGATCTTGCTAAGACCAACAGGGATAATGTAAAGTCTTTTATGAATCTTCTCGGAGTCACATATAAACCGGGAGCATTAGATACCAAAACGAAGGAGCTTATGAGTGTTGCTATTGCAGCTTATAACCGCTGTGAATATTGCATAACTTACCATGTTTACAAAGCACTCGAAGCAGGTGCCACTCGTGAAGAAATTATGGAAGCTGCAATGGTAGCCGTGGCTTTTGGAGGCGGTCCTTCAATGGCCTATAGCGTATCATTGCTCAAAGCTTCAATTGATGAATTTGAACCGGATTTTAAGAAATAAATACGAATTAATAATGATTTTAAATCAAATAAAAGACACTGACTATATCTTCAGTGTCTTTTATTTTGACCGCAAATATAACTTATTTGTTGCTTAAATTTGAGATTGCAGTGTAATGATAAACTGGGAAATTATTTTAATGTAAAGCCTTTCTAAAAAGATTTTTCAGGAAGGCAGCGCCGTTGTATAACACCACCGCCTAAAACTACATCGCCTTTATAAAATACTGCTGATTGGCCGGGAGTAACGGCTTTTTGGGGATTTTCAAAAATGACTTTTACCGTATCGCCATTAAGTGGTATGATTTCGGCCGGCTTTTCGATAAAATTGTACCTTATTTTTACATTTGCATTAAACTTTTCACAAGGTATATCTATTGATACCCAGTTAGTTTGACTTGCTACAAATTCCTTTGTATAAAGGTCTTTTTCGTCCCCTAGAACTACGGCATTATTCTCGGCATCTATATCGACTACATAAAGAGGCTTACCGGCAGATATGCCCAGGCCCTTCCTCTGGCCTATCGTGTAAAACGGAATACCCTTATGCTTTCCTATTATCTTGCCATTTGTATCTGTAAATGGTCCTTCTTTGATTTTATCCGGGGCTTTCTTATATAGAAAGTCACGGTAATTGGTATCGATAAAACAAATCTCTTGGCTGTCTGGTTTATCCGAAACAGATAAGCCTATTTTTTGAGCTATTTGGCGAATTTCCTTTTTTGTATAATTGCCCAGCGGAAAAAGGACATGCTCAAGCTGCTGCTGAGTCAAGCCATATAAAACATAAGATTGGTCCTTATCGCTGTCGACAGATTTTTTTAAAATATATCGGCTTAGAGCATCATCATATTCTACCCTGGCATAATGACCGGTTGCAAGATAAAAAGCATCAAGTTTAAAAGCTTCTTTTAGAAGTTCGGTAAATTTTAGATATTTGTTGCAAACAATGCAAGGGTTTGGCGTTTTGCCGGATAAATACTCGCTTATAAAATACTTTATGACTTTTTCATTAAAGCAGTGCTTCAGATTTACCACATAATGCGGTATGCCCAGATTTTTTGCTACAAGTCGTGCGTCCTGCACAGCTTCGGTGGAGCAGCTGCCTTCTTTAGCTTTGCTTTTGCCCGATGCATCATCAAATATTTGCATAGTTATTCCGATTACTTCATATCCCTGCTCTTTTAGCAGATATGCGCAGACAGAACTGTCTACTCCCCCGCTCATCGCTACTGCAACTTTATTTTTGTTCAATATTAACCCCTACTTTTTTTATAATCATTTATCGCTTCCTTAAGCGCGTCTGCAGCAAGATTTGAACAATGCATTTTTACAGGCGGCAGGCCTCCAAGGGCTTCAGCCACTTGTTTATTGCTTATCTTTAATGCTTCATCAATGGTTTTACCTTTAACCATTTCAGTTACCATACTGCTGGTAGCAATAGCGGCACCACAGCCAAAGGTTTTAAATTTAATATCTTCAATAACGTTGTCCTTCACCTTTATATATATCTGCATTATATCACCGCACACCGGATTTCCAACTGTTCCGACACCGTCAGCGTCCGAAATTTCTCCTACATTGCGCGGATTTGAAAAATGATCCATAACTTTTTCATTATACATTTTTAGGTTGCTCCTTTCTTTTGGCAAAAAGCGGTGACATCTGCCGAAGTTTATTTATTATACTCGGCAAAACCTCCAACACATAATCCACGTCTTCCTCACTGTTTTCTCTGCCAAGTGTCAATCGCAAAGAACCATGAGCTATTTCGTGAGGTAAGCCAATAGCCAAAAGCACATGTGAAGGGTCTAATGATCCGGATGTGCATGCAGAGCCGCTAGATGCGCAAATGCCTTTCATATCAAGATTTAAGAGTATGGATTCGCCTTCAATAAATTCAAAAGATATATTGACATTGTGAGGCAGTCTTAATGTCGGGTGCCCATTTAATCTAGTATATGGAATTGTGTTTAAAATTCCTTGCATTAGTCTATCTCTAAGCAAAGTAAGTCTTTCATATTGCTCTTGCTGCTCGCATTCGGCAAGCTCTGCCGCTTTGCCGAAGCCGACAATCCCTGCTATATTTTCCGTGCCTGCTCTGCGGCTGCTTTCCTGGGCTCCGCCCGTCATAAATGGAGCAATGCGAGTGCCTTTTCTTATATAAAGAGCCCCTACGCCTTTTGGACCGTAGATTTTGTGCGCGGACATACTCAGTAAATCAACACCCAAATTATTTACATTTACAGGAATTTTGCCTGCCGTCTGAACAGCGTCAGTGTGAAAAATAATTTCGGGATTTTTTTGTTTAATTATTTTGGCAATTTCATTTATCGGCTGTATCGTTCCAATTTCATTGTTGGCATGCATAATAGAAACCAAAATTGTTTCATCGGTTATCGCATCTGCTACATCCTTAACATTTATTAATCCGTCTTTATCTACCGGTAAATATGTTATTTTAAATCCTTGCTTTTCCAAATCCCGGCATGTATACAAAACAGCATGATGTTCTACAGACGAGGTGATAACGTGTTTACCTTTCTTTACATTTGCGGATACAGCTCCTCTTAAAGCCCAGTTGTCGGATTCTGTTCCACCCGAAGTAAAGAAAATTTCTTCGGTATTCGCTCCTATTAATTGTGCAACATTTTTCCTGCTTTCCTCAAGTGCTTCTTTTGCTTCTCTTCCATAGGAATATATTGTAGATGCGTTTCCGAATTTTTGCGTAAAATAAGGAAGCATCGCCTCTAAAACTTCAGATCTTACAGGAGTAGTCGCTGCATTATCTAAATATGTTCTCTTCAATTTACCATCTCCTATATTCGTTCTAATTAATCCGGCCATATTTGCAAGCTGCTGCTTATGCAAGGTAAATTCCTTCGAATTCTACGGCTCATTTTTGTTTGATATTTCATGACACATATCCCAAAGAGTAATAGAATCAATGGTTTTAATTATACTGTCCCTTATTTTTTCCCACACTATTCGCGTTATGCAGCTATCATATTTTTCGCACTCTGCAGCATCCTGTTCCAGCACGCAGTCCACCAGCCCAATGGGTCCTTCCAGTGCTCTAAGCACATCACCCACAGTGATTTTTGAAGGCTCCCTCGTAAGTAAATACCCACCATAAGCGCCTCTTACGCTTTGCACTAAACCCTCTTTTTTTAAAATGGCCATAAGTTGTTCCAAATAAGGTTCGGAAATATCCTGACGCTCCGCAATATTTTTTAATGGTATGGGTTCATCACCATAATTTAAAGCCAAATCATACATCGCTTTTAATCCATATCGACCCTTGGTAGATAATTTCAATACATGTCTCTCCTAATTCCTACTATTTTACTCGGATTTATGTTTATACTATACTCCTAAACATATAAAATGTCAATACAAACAATAAACCTGCAACCGGGGTTAGTTTGTCATGCTGCTAATTTTAAGGTTGATAAAATTTACGATAATGATAAACTAAAGATAACAACTTCGTAATTTGATGCGGGCACAGTTAAAGAATAGAAAATTGCAGGGAAAAATAAGAAAGTAAAGGGGTCAGGGAAATATCTAATTTAATGCTCAAACGGCTCTTGTTTATAATAGTTCTTGTATTATTATGTTCTTTTCTGATAATTGAAAGCTTAATTATAGTCAACTCATTTTCTGATGATGATATACCTGTTGATTTTATAATAATTTTGGGTGCAGGATTATATGGCGGTGAACCGTCACCGTCTCTAAGGTATCGGCTGCAGCAAGCTTTAGAATACGCAAATAAATACCCTCAAGTGCCCATAGTAGTATCCGGCGGTCAGGGTTCCAATGAATGGATAAGTGAAGCTGAAGCAATGCAGCGCTTTTTGGTAAAACACGGAATCAAAGAAGAAAGAATAATAAAAGAGGATCGCTCAACAAATACCGGTGAAAATTTACTTTTTACAAGAGAAGTAATTAAATATGCAGGTGAGACAGAAAGACCGAAAGTAATGATTGTAACCAGTGAATATCATATGTTTCGTTCCAAGCTCCTAGCAAGGCGATACGGATTTATCCCATATGGTATATGTGCGCCGACACCGGCATATCCCAGATATCTAAAACCTCTATACTATATACGGGAATACTTTGCTGTGATTAAATCCTTTTTCTTTGACTAAATTCAGATTGCCCTATTACAGACCAAGGAGTCGGCAGGCGTTTTGTCCGCAAACAAGCTCTTGTTCCTCTTGGCTTAAACCGGATTCTGATATTTCTTTAAGGTATCTTTTCATAGGCAGCAAGGGAAAATCACTTCCAAATAGCACTTTATGCAAAACTTCGATATCGCCGGCTGCTTTGTATATGTTTTTATTGTAAAGTAGTGGAGATGCGGCAGTATCATAATATACGTTTTGATTTTGTTTTTTTATCTCAGGCATTAATTCATAGAACATAAGCCCGCCACCCCAATGGGCAAATATAACTTTAACATCGGGAAAATTTTGAGCAAAGGCACCGGCTTTTTCCGGTGTGGTGTCAGTCTTTCCTGCATAGTAATGGCCTACAGGCTCATTTGTATGGATTATCAGGGGAAGGTTTCGTTCTATACATAAGTTAGCCAGGTTTGACATCTCTTTAGAATCTGCTATATCAAATCCCTGTCCTTGAGGAAAAAGTTCACCAATGCCTTTGAGTCCGGCAGCTCTGCATCTGTCAATTTCTTTTTCCAGCTCCCTCGATGTAGGCATTGCTACCATATATCCTATTAGTTTTTCAGGATATTCTTTTATAGCTTGGGCCGTATAGTCGTTGACATAACGGCAAAGCCCCATATCTTTAAAAGCAAACCCGAAGATAACTGCCTTGTCAATTTCTGAACTTTCAAGCTCTTCTACAACATCATCAGCCGTAGCAAATTTATTTACAGGGCTTTCGCTGAGAAGCTTAAAATAGTCCTCCTTTTCGGCTATTTTCTTCCAGTCTTTTATAATATCCGGTGGTGTTATATGTACATGAAAATCTATCTTCAATATCATCACTCCTTTAATTTGCTTTCTGTGACTACATTCTATTACATTTTTTTCTGTCTCTCAATGAGTCATTAAGGTAAGCAAAAAAGAAGGCTTTTTGGGCCTTCTTTTTTCTAAGGGTATGTTTTGTTTCTGTATCATAAAAATTTAAAACTTATTAGTCTAGATTTTCTGCGCGTTTTCTGTTTAACATTTCATAAATCCAAATTCCCAAAGACTCTGATGTATATCCTAGAACTGCTCCGCACAAAAGCGCAGGAACTACTTGCATCCAATTCCCTTGAGCGGCAAAGGTAGCGCAGCTTCCAACAAATGCACCTGGAATAAAATCAAATGATTTAAATTTCGCTTGAGCGCACATTATAAAAGAAATAATGCCTGTCATTAAAGCTGCGGCACCATCAAAACTTGATATACTGCTAACTTTAATCGCAATTACCGCCCAGATAACACCTGTAATATTAGTCATTATGGCTTTTTTAAATCCTTCTTTTCTCCCTCCGGCGGCAAAGTAAGTCGTGCAGCCCAAGAATCCTGCCCAAGTAATAAGTCCAAAGGCAGAACTTAGATAGGCCCATATTCCCGAAAAAACGCCTACGCTAATTGCAGTAGTCATAAGAGCATCCATTAATTATCCTCCTTGCTTTAGGAAAAGGGTGCCGATTTGACACCCTTTTCTCTTGAATTAAATAACTAATTTACGTTCTGCGGCACCTGATTTAAATTTGATTTCTCCCTTTTCTATGCACTGCACAGGGCATACATTGGCACATAAATGGCATCCCACGCATCTATCTTCTATTAAAATTGGTTTACGCTCTTTT is drawn from Tepidanaerobacter syntrophicus and contains these coding sequences:
- a CDS encoding methyl-accepting chemotaxis protein, translated to MVDNLSNSKNTRKLRTSSIKRTAIVWCIIVLAVIGTILGLIIVNNYQDTLKLKEGEKILSVLETVSASIDGDKYESLVENLNDKDPYYEELRQYLIKVKNTTGLRFLFTESYLKDGKTTAYIVDGNETNKEDFSPIGTSVNTENETIDTEETIKALTEGVGGYTDFYETEEWGMLFSAFAPIYNSEGKIVGIVGADAPANDVKSMIDSITFTVVSVIFLGFAAITTLIAALISGILRPIIKIKDYALEISNGNLSVNVENSTKSNNEISEIYSAFSVMIKNTASIINSIKDSVSKLLNFNSQLLENADASSSAAQDVSANIVEAANSASSQEKILDEAVGNMDKIKEKLDTAVEKLKAIYKDMKLEQEASLTRKDEISKFEESISLLSDIARTTDENLNRLLAEIKNIYIFTQTMNDIAEQTNLLALNAGIEAARAGDSGRGFAVVAREIQKLSQGTKESAQNINEIANSIDSKANETIANMNLTINTVDEGVNLSKSMQDYLKYVTGNAEDNVNNISKISEEYAMIQDELDKAMERFNEINKLIKEFSGKMEVIAATAQEQAAMSEELKASTSILKDVVDVLENKINTFRT
- a CDS encoding copper amine oxidase N-terminal domain-containing protein, producing the protein MKKRLSVFASVALAVTLMLAIVAFIPVKANAATGGWYLVEKHFENSPSDGTFKSNVMGGGYVLTTYACEGSEGDMKITNECTTPGGDLVARVVTRVTWDSPPEYLPAGQKVGFNVEAETLESQLWSPSGVSATFDIVGIPTGVTVGSISFVSEDGEKNIVDKKVYFESEAPIPAGSPGDKKSIYLRLGEGYGYTYTYEWREEAPPAAPAPTTPTGISATNAEAFESGARIMWNPVSNCLGYRLYRSTSPDELGISVTDFYITSTSYADVNVEPNTTYYYTVKPVLAEAKPFEGIDEKLGDPIATFTVTTGSQIYKPGSFKHFILLKLDSPYMSVDGVQKEVDPGRGTAPVTISGRTMVPIRAIVEAMGGTADWDNATNKITLNARGNIVEMWLGKTDIKVNGASKKMDVVPVLKNERTFVPIRFAAENLNCKVDWINSTQEAVIVYEE
- a CDS encoding RNA polymerase sigma factor, with product MDHDAKLVQECLLGNEDAFFEIVEAYKGYVFAIILNFIKDSYIAEDIAQEVFLQVYRSLPQFKNKNFKAWIGKIAVNKAIDFKRTQKKFYENEVMQEKESISIAENKIPTPEDALLDKEQKTKVDEAVAGLPEIYGRVLRKYYFEGKTYQQIALEENITVKAVESRLYRAKKLFKKSWGRENIT
- a CDS encoding MarR family winged helix-turn-helix transcriptional regulator — its product is MFDLDECVAFITNKAAKKMADAFNERLKSLGTTRVQWTALYYLGKYDGISQKELAEKMNIKSSTVARLIDRMENDNLVIRLEDPEDRRAIKLALTEKGKELREKLLPEGEKMSKIFASGLTDEEIEIFLKVINKMVENIS
- a CDS encoding carboxymuconolactone decarboxylase family protein, which encodes MSKTPREYLNEFTQGLNDLAKTNRDNVKSFMNLLGVTYKPGALDTKTKELMSVAIAAYNRCEYCITYHVYKALEAGATREEIMEAAMVAVAFGGGPSMAYSVSLLKASIDEFEPDFKK
- the mnmA gene encoding tRNA 2-thiouridine(34) synthase MnmA; its protein translation is MNKNKVAVAMSGGVDSSVCAYLLKEQGYEVIGITMQIFDDASGKSKAKEGSCSTEAVQDARLVAKNLGIPHYVVNLKHCFNEKVIKYFISEYLSGKTPNPCIVCNKYLKFTELLKEAFKLDAFYLATGHYARVEYDDALSRYILKKSVDSDKDQSYVLYGLTQQQLEHVLFPLGNYTKKEIRQIAQKIGLSVSDKPDSQEICFIDTNYRDFLYKKAPDKIKEGPFTDTNGKIIGKHKGIPFYTIGQRKGLGISAGKPLYVVDIDAENNAVVLGDEKDLYTKEFVASQTNWVSIDIPCEKFNANVKIRYNFIEKPAEIIPLNGDTVKVIFENPQKAVTPGQSAVFYKGDVVLGGGVIQRRCLPEKSF
- the nifU gene encoding Fe-S cluster assembly scaffold protein NifU; this encodes MYNEKVMDHFSNPRNVGEISDADGVGTVGNPVCGDIMQIYIKVKDNVIEDIKFKTFGCGAAIATSSMVTEMVKGKTIDEALKISNKQVAEALGGLPPVKMHCSNLAADALKEAINDYKKSRG
- the nifS gene encoding cysteine desulfurase NifS, with the protein product MKRTYLDNAATTPVRSEVLEAMLPYFTQKFGNASTIYSYGREAKEALEESRKNVAQLIGANTEEIFFTSGGTESDNWALRGAVSANVKKGKHVITSSVEHHAVLYTCRDLEKQGFKITYLPVDKDGLINVKDVADAITDETILVSIMHANNEIGTIQPINEIAKIIKQKNPEIIFHTDAVQTAGKIPVNVNNLGVDLLSMSAHKIYGPKGVGALYIRKGTRIAPFMTGGAQESSRRAGTENIAGIVGFGKAAELAECEQQEQYERLTLLRDRLMQGILNTIPYTRLNGHPTLRLPHNVNISFEFIEGESILLNLDMKGICASSGSACTSGSLDPSHVLLAIGLPHEIAHGSLRLTLGRENSEEDVDYVLEVLPSIINKLRQMSPLFAKRKEQPKNV